A segment of the Triticum urartu cultivar G1812 unplaced genomic scaffold, Tu2.1 TuUngrouped_contig_5740, whole genome shotgun sequence genome:
AAAGACTGTTCAACATTGAGTTCCGATAAAGGGCGACTTTATTATCTCATGTTCAACATTGAGTTAACAAATGAGTTTTTATCTCCGCAGATAGGTTGGCCATTACAGGCTGAATTAGTTGACGGCCTATCTTTTGAATTAAGAGGTGTGAAATGATTTCAGGATCCTTTCGACACAAAGAAATTTCTGTACACTGAAAACTGTAGGACTTGGTCAGTGCATGCTAAGTCTCTCCTTGAATAGTACGCTATGCTCAGTATGTTTATCAATTTCAGGCTAGTTGCATACTCCACTAGATTCAGATAAATGAAGTGTTAGCAGCAAACAACCAAGAGTTGGTTCCAAGTCAACAGTCAAGTCTGTTTGATGTTGAAAAAAACATGTGATGATGCTTCAGCAACAACGACTCGACAGTTGGTTCTGGGTCAAGTCTGCCTGATAGAAAGAAATATGTGGTGATGGTCCATCAAAGATCAAAGAGTTGGTTCTCAGTCAGGTTCATCAAAGATCTGCATGGTGATGGCTCGTAAACAAATGACCCCAGAGATCAAGTCTGTGATAAAGCAACAAAAATGCAACCAGATACAAAGCATGACGTGCATGGAATGGATCCAATTTTAGTGAGTGGAGCACTGGCATTTTCTATGGTAAAACGTTTTACTATTGACCAGCAAGGTGGACTTTGTAACCAGCAGAGACGTCAACTTCCAAGCTCGGTGTTCATTCCTGAGGATGCAGATCGATCCCTTCTTTTTTGACCAGGAAGCATGACTTTGATAACCAGCAATAACTGAGAAGCATGACTTTAGCAATCGCCGGGGGAGACAGGGGCAGAGCATAAAAAGAGTTTGTAGGGACATCAACTCTTCAACTTCCAAGCTCAGTGTTCATTCCCAAGGATACCAGTTCCCCTAAGCTCCAGTGCCCACAAATGGAGATTTTCATTTCTGCGTTGATGGGTGAACTCATATCAAGATCGGTGAGTTCCATCATCAACAAATACTCCAAGCCACCGGCGGAGGCCGTTGAGGCTGGCTTGGAGAGGATTCTACTCAGGGGGCAGGTCATCATCGACGAGGCCATGGGGCGGCACATCACAAACCATGGAATGCTCCAGCAGCTTAGCATGCTGAGGTATGCCATGTACCAAGGCTACTATGTGCTTGACACCTTCAGATGCCAAGCACATAAAGAAGAGGAGAATAATCTGGCTGTGAGTCAATCTGGGGTTGTGTCCAACTTTCGTTATGCACAACGCCTCTGCCTCTCCCGCAGCAACAACAAAAGAACAGCGCAAGGGCTTGAAGAGGCCCTCGACAGTTTGAGATCCATGATTCTTGATGCCAGCGAGATGGTCAGGTTCCTGACAACATATCCTCGCCTGCATCGTCAGCCTTACAGCATGCATCTCTTGCTGGGCAAGTGCATGTTTGCCCGCCAGAGGGAAACAGAACTGGTTATGGACTTCCTATTGTGCACACAACCTTCTACTGGTAGTCTCGGCGGGTTTGATGTCCTCCCAATTGTCGGTCCGGACAGTGTTGGAAAGAGCACTCTTGTCGCTCATGTCTGTGAAGACGAAAGAGTACGTGATTGCTTCTCACAGATTGTTTCTTTCAGGCATGATAGTTTCAGAGTTCAAGATATAGCGGCTTTGGGAGGCACATGTGCACTGAGACATGAGAATAATGGGAGATTGCTGATTGTCGTCGACATAGTTGGGGATCTCTATGAAGATTTGTGGGAAATCTTGTGTTCTCTTTGCCGACAGAGCACTATAAGTGGCAGCAAAATCATCATCACAAGCCGATCTGACAAGATCACAAAGCTTGGAACAACGCAGACTCTAGTACTGAAGCATCTGTCTCATGAGGCATACTGGTATTTTTTCAAGGTGATTACGTTTGGAAGTACGGACCCCGAGATGCACCCGAGGCTTGTATATTTGGCAATGGAGATAGCAGAATTGCTGAATGGTAATCTCATTGAAGCAAATGTTGCTGCTTGTGTACTGAGAGCCAATTTTGACATCAAATTCTGGTGCAAGGTTCTGGCATTCCGAAGAGCCTACTTACAAAATCAGCTCTGCAAGTTTGGCGAGCATCCGTGTGAACCTGTCAAGGAGAATAGACCTATGTATCTTCAACGATTGGGTAGAGCTACTGAAGATGTTCTGGTTCATGGTATTAATCAGACATGCTGTTCTGAAGAGGAACTTCCCAACATAACGAACGTGGATGTTTGGTATGGAAATACTAGGCCCCAAGGTATATTTAAGGCTCTTGCATGGAAGTCTCGGATACCACCCTACCATTGCTACAT
Coding sequences within it:
- the LOC125529641 gene encoding putative disease resistance protein RGA1; amino-acid sequence: MEIFISALMGELISRSVSSIINKYSKPPAEAVEAGLERILLRGQVIIDEAMGRHITNHGMLQQLSMLRYAMYQGYYVLDTFRCQAHKEEENNLAVSQSGVVSNFRYAQRLCLSRSNNKRTAQGLEEALDSLRSMILDASEMVRFLTTYPRLHRQPYSMHLLLGKCMFARQRETELVMDFLLCTQPSTGSLGGFDVLPIVGPDSVGKSTLVAHVCEDERVRDCFSQIVSFRHDSFRVQDIAALGGTCALRHENNGRLLIVVDIVGDLYEDLWEILCSLCRQSTISGSKIIITSRSDKITKLGTTQTLVLKHLSHEAYWYFFKVITFGSTDPEMHPRLVYLAMEIAELLNGNLIEANVAACVLRANFDIKFWCKVLAFRRAYLQNQLCKFGEHPCEPVKENRPMYLQRLGRATEDVLVHGINQTCCSEEELPNITNVDVWYGNTRPQGIFKALAWKSRIPPYHCYIQTCEIRELQARAVKRKRPLMNASIRHV